Below is a window of Bifidobacterium asteroides DNA.
GGGACGGTCCTCCTTGTCGTAGAAGTCCGGCCGGTGGACCAGAAAGACCACATCGGCATCCTGCTCGATGGATCCCGACTCGCGCAGGTCGGAGAGCATGGGCTTCTTGTCGTTGCGCATCTCGGGACCGCGGTTGAGCTGGCTCAACGCCACCACCGGAACCTCCAGCTCCTTGGCCAGCAGCTTCAGGGCGCGCGAGAAGTCGGAGACCTCCTGCTGGCGGGACTCGACCCGCTTGCCCGATGTCATCAGCTGCAGGTAGTCGATGACCACCAGTTTCAGGTCGTTGGTCTGCTTGAGCCGACGGCACTTGGCGCGGATCTCCATCAGGCTCATGTTGGGCGAATCATCCAGGAAGAGCGGGGCATCCTGGAGTCTGCTCCAGAAGGTGTTCAGGGTGTTCCAGCGTTCGGGGGTGATGTCGTCCGCCCGACGCAGGGCCACCAGGGGGATGTCGGTCTCGGCCGAGATGATGCGCTGGGCCAGCTCGGTCTTGCTCATCTCCAGGGAGAAGACCACCGTGGTCATGTTGTTGTGGAGGGCCGCAGCGCGGGCGAAGTCGATGCCCAGGGTGGACTTGCCCATGGCGGGGCGGCCGGCCACCACGATCATCTGCCCGGGCTGCAGGCCCTGGGTCACGTCGTCGATGCTCTTGAAGCCGGTGGGCACGCCCCGCTCCATGTCGCCGTTCTGCAGTTTATCCAGCTGGTCCAGGGTGTCATGGACGACCGGACCGATGGCCTCGTAATCCTGACGGACCCTGCCCACGCTCATCTCGTAGACTTCGGCCTGGGCCAGGTTGACGATATCCTCGGCCTGGGAGCCCTCAGCCGAGTAGCCCAGTTGGGCGATCTTGGTGCCGGCCGCGATCACATTGCGCAAAATGGCCCGCTGGTGGACAATTTCCGCATAGTAGGTGGCGTTGGCGGCTGTCGGGACCGAGGCCACCAAGGAGTGCAGATAGTCAGTGCCGCCCACCTTCTCGAGGTCGCCAGACTTGAGCAGTTCGTTGGCCACCAGGAC
It encodes the following:
- the dnaB gene encoding replicative DNA helicase, producing MLFDRVPPHDDDAEMAVLGGMLMSKDAIGEVSQMIEISDFYQPKHQTIYEAIVTLFSASQPVDAVLVANELLKSGDLEKVGGTDYLHSLVASVPTAANATYYAEIVHQRAILRNVIAAGTKIAQLGYSAEGSQAEDIVNLAQAEVYEMSVGRVRQDYEAIGPVVHDTLDQLDKLQNGDMERGVPTGFKSIDDVTQGLQPGQMIVVAGRPAMGKSTLGIDFARAAALHNNMTTVVFSLEMSKTELAQRIISAETDIPLVALRRADDITPERWNTLNTFWSRLQDAPLFLDDSPNMSLMEIRAKCRRLKQTNDLKLVVIDYLQLMTSGKRVESRQQEVSDFSRALKLLAKELEVPVVALSQLNRGPEMRNDKKPMLSDLRESGSIEQDADVVFLVHRPDFYDKEDRPGEADIILAKHRNGPTDTFKLAFLGEKSKFKDMPQDYQQGGV